Within the Candidatus Methylomirabilota bacterium genome, the region TCGTCCACGCTCCGCCGCTGGAGCGCGTCCAGCGAGGCGAGCCCGTGGGCGCGCATGAACTTCGTCAGGCGCGCGCGCTCGATGACCTCGGGGGTTGGGCGCCAGATGATCTCGCTGTCAGTCATTTGATCACCCTCACCCTGCCCTCTCCCTGGAAGGGAGAGGGATTCGAGGGCGGCGACATGGTAGCATGTCCCGCGTTGTCACCTGGACCCCCCTATTTAAAGGAGAGCGCTCATGAAGGCGGTCGCGGCTGTCGCGGAGATCCTGAAGCGCGAAGGCGTCAAGTTCCTCATCGGCTATCCCGTCAACCCCATCATCGAGGCCGCCGCCCAGGCCGACATCCGCACCATCATCGTACGCCAGGAGCGCACGGGTCTGCACATGGCCGATGCCGTGAGCCGCGTCACCTCGGGGCAGAAGATCGGCGTCTTTACGATGCAGCACGGGC harbors:
- a CDS encoding thiamine pyrophosphate-binding protein, with the translated sequence MKAVAAVAEILKREGVKFLIGYPVNPIIEAAAQADIRTIIVRQERTGLHMADAVSRVTSGQKIGVFTMQHG